The following proteins come from a genomic window of Enterococcus gilvus ATCC BAA-350:
- a CDS encoding YccF domain-containing protein: MSCLGNIIWFIFGGLVGGLLWCFAGVLWCLTIIGIPIGLQCFKFASLSFAPFGKDIVYHTTGLNLFVNIIWLIVSGVPLALGHLASALFLCLTIVGIPFAMQSVKLARLALLPFGAEIVPAR; the protein is encoded by the coding sequence ATGTCTTGCTTAGGTAATATCATCTGGTTTATTTTTGGCGGCTTGGTTGGCGGGCTGCTTTGGTGTTTCGCGGGTGTTTTATGGTGCCTCACGATTATCGGTATTCCGATCGGACTGCAATGTTTCAAATTTGCGTCTTTGAGTTTTGCGCCCTTTGGCAAAGACATTGTGTACCATACGACAGGGTTAAATTTGTTCGTCAATATTATTTGGCTGATTGTTTCCGGAGTTCCTTTGGCATTAGGCCATCTGGCCAGCGCTCTTTTTCTATGCCTCACGATCGTCGGCATCCCGTTTGCTATGCAATCTGTGAAGCTCGCACGGTTGGCACTGCTGCCATTCGGTGCCGAGATTGTTCCAGCTCGCTGA
- a CDS encoding TfoX/Sxy family DNA transformation protein, with protein sequence MRISEMKNIGVVNEEKLAQVGIVEPEQLRDLGTEGAFLKIRHLVDDGACLHLLYGLEGAIQDIPKRELSERRKAELRDFFKQLN encoded by the coding sequence ATGAGAATCTCAGAAATGAAAAATATTGGTGTGGTAAATGAAGAAAAATTAGCACAAGTAGGGATCGTTGAACCCGAGCAGTTACGGGATTTGGGAACAGAGGGTGCGTTTCTGAAGATCCGTCATTTGGTAGATGACGGTGCGTGTTTACATCTGTTGTATGGATTAGAGGGTGCCATTCAGGATATTCCCAAACGTGAGCTGAGTGAACGACGAAAAGCGGAATTACGAGATTTCTTCAAACAATTAAATTAG
- a CDS encoding YbaK/EbsC family protein — protein MVYVSEMHTTPPTEFGSELEEKTYDTLAKLEIPFYQVATGEALTMEDCIDIDDRLGVEVVKTIFLCNQKKTKFYLYITPADFKFVTKDFGKKMEIPRVSFASADLLKERLGVIPGAATIFGLLKDPDHEIQLVFDQSVSEREWYACSSGSVTNYMKLRMTDVFDKFLPYTGHEAIFIN, from the coding sequence ATGGTTTACGTTAGTGAGATGCATACTACCCCGCCGACAGAATTTGGTTCGGAATTAGAAGAAAAAACCTATGACACATTAGCAAAGTTGGAGATTCCTTTTTACCAAGTCGCTACTGGAGAAGCCTTGACGATGGAGGACTGCATTGACATCGATGATCGCTTAGGTGTTGAAGTGGTAAAGACGATTTTTTTATGCAATCAAAAGAAAACGAAATTTTACCTATACATCACGCCGGCTGATTTCAAATTTGTCACCAAGGACTTTGGCAAAAAAATGGAGATTCCTCGCGTTTCCTTTGCCTCTGCTGATTTGTTGAAGGAACGCTTAGGTGTGATTCCTGGTGCGGCGACGATCTTTGGACTTCTTAAAGATCCCGATCATGAGATTCAATTAGTGTTCGATCAATCGGTCTCTGAACGGGAATGGTACGCCTGCAGTTCTGGCTCTGTTACAAATTATATGAAACTTCGAATGACCGATGTGTTTGATAAATTCTTGCCTTACACAGGGCACGAAGCTATTTTTATCAATTAA
- a CDS encoding helix-turn-helix domain-containing protein translates to MLGMDRNTLLKIQIIEILDGLQAPISLKELQEKIGYASLGTIRMNCKELQMIIDQLYTEEDYSLKLRMNNGRGIQLDRSSTNLQTLTSYLYQHDLACEIIRTILVKRKISAIQFCMDKNISESKLRRKIKEINQELKDSDLYISCSAKISLKGREVDIRRFYYVFVRGLYHQFTQVAGINTDSYLQLADQIEDYLKIKNNPTNLEMISFWLLITNQSLIKKSPLVFNATEVEQLNRFKYPKKPDFLKMWDNDEWRFFLYAIYSSLLNDFELQPKNASKERFFTEATACWIDAFSTHFRSLNLKEQKSVGRKLRQHYSAFSFFRLNLPLVTQLSINVGLTRVETQFPYYYRRFQAFWQDFTRKMPEYDRPQLQMYTILTCMTLYPLENCLPKISVYVFSELSELFASFIQQKIDLHFKNQYHLDFVEAPQEAQLIIGTSPTCNNFLLENQKSVVIRSNVSPADYHDIEQIFDSLVKKDLENNQIELN, encoded by the coding sequence ATGCTGGGGATGGATAGAAATACTTTATTAAAGATTCAGATCATTGAGATATTAGACGGTCTCCAAGCGCCGATTTCTCTAAAAGAACTACAGGAGAAGATCGGATACGCAAGTCTTGGTACGATTCGTATGAACTGCAAAGAGCTGCAGATGATCATTGATCAGCTTTATACGGAGGAAGACTATTCGTTAAAACTTCGCATGAACAATGGGCGCGGTATCCAACTGGATCGCTCATCGACGAATCTCCAAACATTGACGAGTTATCTTTACCAGCATGATCTTGCATGTGAGATCATTCGTACGATACTGGTTAAACGAAAAATCTCAGCTATTCAATTTTGTATGGACAAAAATATCAGTGAATCCAAGCTGAGACGAAAAATAAAAGAAATCAATCAAGAATTGAAGGACTCGGACCTTTATATCTCTTGTTCTGCGAAAATCAGTCTCAAGGGACGTGAAGTCGATATTCGTCGTTTTTATTATGTTTTCGTTCGAGGACTTTATCATCAATTTACGCAAGTTGCAGGGATCAATACGGACAGCTATTTACAATTGGCCGATCAAATCGAAGACTACCTAAAGATCAAAAACAATCCGACGAACCTGGAAATGATCAGTTTCTGGTTATTGATCACGAATCAATCCCTCATTAAAAAAAGCCCGCTTGTCTTCAATGCTACTGAAGTAGAGCAATTGAATCGCTTCAAATACCCGAAGAAACCTGATTTTTTAAAGATGTGGGACAATGACGAGTGGCGCTTCTTTTTATATGCGATTTATAGTTCTCTGTTGAATGATTTCGAGTTGCAGCCGAAGAACGCTTCCAAAGAACGATTTTTCACTGAGGCGACGGCCTGCTGGATCGATGCCTTCTCTACGCATTTCCGTTCGTTGAACTTGAAGGAACAAAAAAGTGTCGGACGAAAGCTGAGACAGCATTATTCAGCCTTCTCTTTTTTCAGGCTGAACCTTCCTCTCGTTACACAGCTTAGTATCAATGTGGGACTGACCCGTGTGGAAACACAATTTCCTTATTATTACCGTCGCTTCCAAGCGTTTTGGCAAGACTTCACTCGAAAAATGCCAGAATACGACCGCCCACAGTTGCAAATGTACACGATCCTTACTTGTATGACCCTGTATCCGCTAGAAAATTGTCTGCCGAAAATATCGGTCTATGTCTTTTCAGAGCTGAGTGAACTTTTTGCCAGCTTTATCCAGCAAAAGATCGACCTGCATTTTAAAAATCAATACCATTTAGATTTTGTTGAAGCGCCTCAAGAGGCCCAGTTAATCATCGGGACTTCTCCTACCTGCAACAATTTCTTGTTGGAAAATCAAAAATCTGTCGTGATCCGATCAAACGTTTCACCAGCAGATTACCATGATATTGAGCAGATTTTTGATTCTCTCGTTAAAAAGGATCTGGAAAACAATCAAATCGAATTAAATTAA
- a CDS encoding alpha/beta hydrolase, whose protein sequence is MLETVELLSVDETTRLQGYHWSCDEPWAVLQVTHGMAEHLLRYEALAEYLNEQGIVVIGHDHLGHGSSIQEAPKGYFHDETIKHGLVQDVYQVTQWGKKQYPKLPFFILGHSMGSFVLRNYIYDYGEEIQGAILVGTGQQPVWLTRMGQKSAKLLSKIQGEKHPSKLIDRLAFGTMNRKIEAPRTDKDWLVSLPEEVDAYLADPNCGFLFTLSGYHELFTLIIRAQNAELVHKVPKNLPILLLSGKEDPVGEYGKGVMKAARAYRAAGVQQVTVHLYEKARHELLNETQKLSVFNDICIWMEKNSGK, encoded by the coding sequence ATGTTAGAAACCGTTGAATTGCTTTCTGTTGATGAAACCACCCGGCTGCAAGGCTATCATTGGTCCTGTGATGAGCCGTGGGCGGTCTTACAGGTCACACACGGCATGGCCGAGCATTTATTGCGCTATGAAGCTTTGGCCGAATACTTGAATGAACAGGGAATCGTCGTGATCGGTCATGATCATTTAGGCCACGGATCATCCATCCAGGAAGCCCCGAAAGGCTATTTTCATGATGAAACGATCAAGCATGGGTTGGTCCAAGATGTGTATCAAGTGACCCAGTGGGGAAAGAAACAGTATCCGAAGCTGCCCTTTTTTATTTTAGGACACAGCATGGGTTCCTTTGTTTTGCGCAATTATATTTACGACTATGGAGAAGAGATCCAAGGCGCGATCTTAGTCGGAACGGGGCAGCAGCCTGTTTGGCTGACGCGAATGGGTCAGAAATCGGCGAAGCTGTTGAGTAAAATTCAAGGGGAAAAGCATCCTAGCAAGCTGATCGATCGCTTGGCATTTGGTACGATGAATCGCAAAATAGAAGCTCCAAGAACGGACAAAGACTGGCTGGTCAGTCTGCCGGAGGAAGTCGACGCGTACCTTGCAGATCCTAACTGCGGGTTTTTATTCACATTAAGCGGGTACCACGAATTGTTTACATTGATTATTCGCGCGCAAAACGCGGAGTTAGTCCACAAGGTACCCAAAAATTTACCGATCCTTTTATTGTCTGGAAAAGAGGACCCTGTCGGAGAGTATGGAAAAGGTGTAATGAAAGCGGCCCGCGCGTATCGAGCTGCTGGCGTACAACAAGTGACCGTCCATCTCTACGAAAAAGCACGCCATGAACTGCTAAATGAAACCCAAAAACTTTCAGTTTTCAATGATATTTGCATATGGATGGAAAAAAATTCTGGAAAATGA